Genomic segment of Dactylococcopsis salina PCC 8305:
AATCTCCCTGATACCGTCGGTTACACCACTCCCGAAGAATTTGGGAGCTTGATTCGAGGCTTAAAAGCAAATGTCCCCAATATCGAAGAAGCTGTGATTTCAGTTCATGGACATAATGATTTAGGATTAGCAGTGGCGAACTTCCTCTCGGCAGTCCAAAATGGTGCGAGACAGTTAGAATGTACCATTAACGGCATTGGGGAACGGGCTGGCAATGCGGCGTTAGAAGAGTTAGTGATGGCGCTTCATGTGCGTCGTCAATTCTACAATCCGTTCTTCGGACGTGAACCCGAATCAGAAGCACCGTTAACCAACATTAACACCAAAGAAATCTATAAAACCTCGCGATTGGTTTCTAATCTCACTGGAATGATCATTCAACCGAATAAAGCCGTTGTCGGTGGGAATGCCTTCGCCCATGAATCTGGAATCCATCAAGATGGGGTGCTGAAAAACAAGCAAACCTATGAGATCATGGACGCAGAATCGATCGGTTGGACGAGTAACCAGATTGTATTAGGAAAACATTCTGGACGCAATGCTTTCGGAAGTCGGCTGCGAGATTTAGGCTATGAACTCTCGGAAACGGAATTAAATAAAGCATTTGTGCGGTTTAAAGACTTAGCCGATAAGAAAAAAGTCGTCACGGATTGGGATTTAGAAGCGATCGTCAATGATGAAACTCAACAAGCCCCGACGATCTTTGGTTTAGAATTGGTACAAGTTTCTTGTGGTGACAATGCTCGTCCGACAGCAACGGTGACAATTCGCACTCCCAACGGTGATGAGTTAACCGACGCGGCGATCGGAACGGGTCCAGTAGATGCGGTTTACATGGCGATTAATCGGGTGGTGAAAGTCCCCAACGAATTAATTGAATATTCCGTCAAATCCGTAACTGAAGGCATCGACGCGATCGGAGAAGTGACCATTCGCCTCCGCCACGAAGGAAACGTCTATTCTGGTCATGCGGCTAATACCGACATCATTGTCGCTTCCGCACAAGCATATATTAACGCCTTGAATCGTCTTTCTGCCGCTTTACAAGAAGGCAATAAATTAAACCCCCAAACCGCAACAGTTGCTCAGTAAGGGGGCTTGGAGGCTAAAGTAGGTTGGGTGGAGACGTTCCATGGAACGTCTCCACGCGAAACCCAACACGAGTCTAGATAAGTTTTGCCCCCCTACCCCCCAAGTTTGGGGGGAAACTCATCAAGTCCCCCAGAATTGGGGGATTTAGGGGGTAAATCTGTAACTCCTGATCAGTTTATTGATCTTGATTCGACTTAAAGTTATTCAGCCATTCCCGTACCTGTTCGGCGGCAATATCGCGAGACCCCAAACCGAAAGCAAGAGCGATCGCAACGGCGATCGAGCCTAAAAGTAATCCAAAGGCAAGATTAACGATATTGGGAGCAATCCCCATTTGTTGGAGTCCCATCGCCAAACTGAACGCAATGATTACGATCCGAGCCGTTTGAGCAAGAGTGCGGCTTTGATTCATTCCAGAACTGAGAATGAGATTAAACGAAAGATTCGCAAAATATAGACCCACTGCGAACACAATTAAGCCCGCAATGATTTGTCCTGAAATCAAAACGATACCACTGACTAATTCCGTGAGTGCTGGAATGTTCAGTATCTCTACGGCGGCGAGAGTCGCAAAGAGCATTATTCCCACCAGAACGATGATGCCAGCTAATTCTGAGGGAGTGCGTTGTTGAATTTTGGAGGTATCGATATTTTGTGGTTCTTGGGTGAGGATAGTCGTTGCTTCTTCACTTTCCCCTGATCTCTGTTGTAAACCAAGCCAAGAGAAGAGATTATCAAACCCAACATTAGAAAGAATATCACTGACAAACTCACAGATATATTGAGCAAGTAAGTAAGAAATAATTAAGACTAACGCTGCGGTAAAAATTCTCGGAAGTGTATTCAGAATCTGATCCAGCATTGAAACCGCAGGTTGGGAAATCGCTTGGATTTGGAGCGCTTCTAAGCCCGCGATCGCAACAGGAATTAGAATCAACACATAAACTAACGTGCCAATAATCCAAGATAAAGATTGACTCTCGCCACTACCAGATAATCCAAAGCGGTTTCCCAGTTGATCCGTTCCAGTGCTGGCTAAAAGATTCGTAACAATTTTCCGCACCACTTGAGCAATGAGCCAACCGATCACAACGATTAGAATCGTGCCTAAAATGTTCGGGAGAATAGAAAGAATGCGGTTTAATAACTCTTGAACTGGGCGTAATGTTCCTTCCAGTTGTAAAGTGCTGAGAATAGAAGGGAGAAACAGTAAGAAGATGAACCAGTAAAGGGTGTTACCAATGGTTTCACTGAGCGCCAGTTCATTTTCTGTATTTTCGGTTTGCTCACCGAAACGCTGATCAATGTCAAACGTTCGTAAAACTCTAGTGACGACAATTTTAACCAGAGTAGCAAGTAACCAAGCCACACCCAGTAAAATGGCAGCTGCACCAATTTGAGGTAAGAAACCCGTAACTTCATTGAGGAGGGTATTCAGTGGCTCAGAAACCGCATCCAGTTGTAATCGTTGCAACGCAGCGACAATTACAAATAGGAGGATTAACCAATAAACGACATCGGAAGTCCATTTTTCAACAGGGATCGGTTCGTCTCCTTGTTGTCCAGTTAACCAAGTAGCGATACGGTTATCAATTTCAGTTCGTTTGAGCAAGTTACGGATAATTCCCGCGACTCCCCAAGCAACAATCCATCCCACCACTAAAATGATGATGGCATAAACAAAACTTCTAGAGTCTTGTAAAACTTGAGTGAGTAAGTCTGTACGAGAGTCTCCAGATTGAGCAAAAATAACTGGGGGTTGGGTAAATAGCATGGAGTGATTTGTCAAAATCATGTTGGTTTCTCAGATTAGAGTGAATGATTGTACAAGTGGTTTCAGGTTAAACCAATGTTAAACAAATATGTCGGAAAAATCCTGAACCGGCTTTATTTTAGTATTAAAATCTCGTTCTCCAACATTAAACCAAAAAAAACAGTTATTGGAATAATTTTTTTAATAGGCGTTTCAGGGTACGTCTCCTCTGAATCGAGATTTTTTAGAATTGATGGGAAAGAGTAAAATTTTGCTGTCCAATCAAAGCGGTTAATGAAAGACTATAAGGTATTTGAACAGTCCATTCAGATTAATGCGAGTGCGGTGATGGTTGAACAATGTTTGAGCGATCGAACATTAATGCACCGTTGGCTGAATCCACGTTTACGTTGTGAACCGATCGGGGAATGGGAGACGAAACTCGGCAGCCGCAGTCGGTTTATTATTGATTTACCGGGGATTGAACCGACTCTCAACAATACGGTGGTGGAACGAGAACCAGGATTGATCGTCTGGGAATTTGTGGGCTTTTTTCGAGGGCGCGATCGCTGGGAATGTCAGCCCAATGCACAGGGAACAAAACTAATTAATCGGTTTGAGTTTAAAATCCCTAATCCCTTAGTCAAAATTGGTTTTGAAATCTTCGCCGCTCGTTCTACATCTGAGGAAATGTCCGCTCAACTGCGTCGCTTGAAACGAGTCGCAGAAGCACTTTATATTCAAAGTGGCTTTCGATAGTAGAAAAGTAGGTTGGGTGAAGCGAAGCGAAACCCAACACCAATCAGTGACCAGTGATCAGTTAAGCAGTGACCAGTTAAGAAGTAATACCATTTCTAAAAAGTTAAGTTACAGTATATCCCCCCTAGCCCCCCTTTGAAAGGGGGGAATAATGGGATGGGGTGTCGCCATAGTTGATCGAAATGGCATAAAAAGTTAGGTGGGACGGAACGAAGCGAAACCCAACACCAATTATAAGCAAGAGACCTAAACCTGATATTACTCAGACTGATCACTAATTTGAGTGAGTAACAGTTGAATCATCGACGCATCAGAAGCATCGGGGGAATGCGCCAGATAAGTTTTTAGATCGGCGATCGCGCTGGGAATCCGTCCCAATTGATAGGATAAAAGCCCTCGATCGCGCTGTTCGGTGATCGCATCGGGAAACACTAACAACAAGCGCTCAATCACCCCCAATGCTCGTTCTAAATCTTGATGATTAATATAAATTAACTTCAAATTCGTTAACATTCGTGCCAAAAACTCTCGTTTGCTCACCGCTTCCAAGAATTCTGGCTGCAGATCGATCGGTTGAGCAAACACCTGTTGTAAGCGATCCTGACAATCTTGAGGAAATAAAATCTCTCCTTGATGAAACGCATCCACAAAAATCCCCGCATCTTCAAACTCAGGGCGAATCAAAAAATGTCCAGGCATTCCAATTCCCACCATCGGAAAATCAAGGCGACGGGAAACCTCCAAATAAACCAGCGCTAAACTAATGGGAATCCCCACCCGTTGTTCCATCACCTGATCCAAAAAACTATTTCGCGGATCATAATAATCTTCCTCATTGCCGCGAAACCCTAACTCCTCATACAATATCTGATTAATGCCTTGTAGCACTCGCATCGGATAACGTTCCACAGGAAGCAACGATCGAACTTGCGCCGCCCATTGATCCAATTGTTTTAAATAATAATCCACCTCTAAACTCGGATTCTCCTCCTGAGCAATATAAAGCGCCGCTTTTGCCAAATCAATCTCTTGATCGGGTAAACTCATTTCCTGAGCAAAGTTTTCTCTTCCTAATGACATCAATCTAAATCTCGTCGTCCTTCTAAGGCTCTCGCCAACGTAACCTCATCAGCATATTCTAAATCTCCCCCCATTGGCAAACCGAAAGCAATGCGAGTGACACGAGTAAAGGGTTTTAGCAATTGTCCTAGATATAATGTCGTTGTATCCCCTTCCACACTGGGACTAATCGCCAAAATCACCTCTTTTACCTTCTCCTTACTCACCCGTTCCACTAAAGGCTGAATATGCAATTGTTCCGGACCAATGCCATCCATCGGAGAAATGACACCCCCTAAAACGTGATACTTTCCAGAATACTCCCGTGTTTTCTCTAAAGCAATGACATCACGAGAATCAGGAACAACACAGATCATACTTTCATCTCGATTCGGGTTTCGACAAATTTCGCAAACCGAGTCGGCGGTAAGATGAAAGCAAACCTGACACAAGCCAATTTGTTTTTTTGCTTCCACAAGTGCTGTCGCCAAAGCCTCTACCTCCGTTTCTGGACGTTTGAGGATGTGAAAAGCGAGACGTTGGGCGGTTTTCGGTCCAACACCAGGTAGGCTTTGTAATCGTTCAATTAAACGCGCAAGAGGCGGAGTGTAGTTCATCAACAGTAACCTTTTAACTAAGCCCCCCTTAATAAGGGGGGTTTGGGGGGATCGATTGTCACTTTAATCAGTGTGGGTTGACCCTTAAAAAATGGTATAACAACCGATGACTCGTTAAGAATAACAGATCGCTCGATCGACCGCTCATCAAAATCTCATGTCAAGGATTCTCGCCTATCTTGCTAAACTAACGGGTGTGAGACAATAGAAAATATAGAGGGGAATTATGGATAAGGCAAAACTTTGGCAACGTTACCAAGACTGGCTATATTACAATCCAGACTTAAACTTTTATCTTGATATCAGTCGGATGCGCTTCTCAGATGAATTTGTACAAGCAATGCAGCCGCGATTTGAAAAAGCCTTTCAGGATATGGCATCCTTAGAAACTGGAGCAATTGCTAACCCTGATGAAAATCGAATGGTCGGTCACTATTGGTTACGCAACCCCGATCTCGCCCCCAATGCCGAACTCAAAGCAGAAATTACCGATACCTTAGAACAGATTAAAACCTTTGCCGCTCAAATTCACAGTGGTTATCTTCATCCTCCTCAAGAAAACCGCTTTACCGATGTCATTTCCGTTGGTATCGGCGGATCAGCATTAGGACCGCAATTTGTTTCCCAAGCACTAGCCCCCCTAGACGCACCGATTAACCTTCACTTCATCGACAACACTGATCCCACTGGCATTGATGAACTTTTAACCACCCTGCGCGATCGATTAGCGCGAACCCTAGTCATCGTCATCTCCAAATCCGGCGGCACGCCCGAAACCCGCAATGGCATGATCGAAGTCAAACAAGCATACGAAGCGCAAAACTTAGATTTTGGTTCTCATGCGGTTGCCATCACTGGCAAAGGGTCTAAACTCGATCAAATCGCCACCACCGAAGGCTGGATCACCACCTTTCCGATGCACGATTGGGTGGGAGGACGCACCTCGGAAATGTCAGCCGTGGGATTAGTGCCAGCCGCCTTACAAGGCATTGATATTGATGCAATATTATCAGGTGCAAAAACCATGGACAATCTGACTCGTCGTGCAGAATTGAAATCGAATCCCGCCGCTTTACTCAGTTTAGCTTGGTATGCAGTCGGCAATGGCAAAGGCGAGAAAGATATGGTTGTTCTTCCCTATAAAGATCGTCTCAGCTTGTTTTCCCGCTACTTACAACAATTAGTCATGGAATCGTTAGGGAAAGAAAAAGACTTAGATGGGAATACCGTTTATCAAGGCCTTGCCGTTTATGGTAACAAAGGAAGTACCGACCAACACGCCTATGTTCAACAGTTGCGAGAAGGAGTTCCCAACTTTTTCGCCACCTTTATTGAAGTTTTAAAAGACCGTGACGGCAAATCTCCCGAAGTCGAAAACGGAGTCACCTCTGGCGACTATCTTTCTGGGTTATTACAGGGAACTCGGTTGGCACTGTATGACAATCATCGTGACTCGATTACCATTACCGTTGAAGATGTTACACCGCGTCACGTGGGCGCTTTAATCGCATTATACGATCGCGCCGTTGGCTTGTATGCGTCTCTGGTGAATATCAACGCTTATCACCAACCTGGAGTAGAAGCAGGGAAAAAAGCCGCCGCCTCAGTTTTGGACTTACAGCGAGAAGTAGTTTCCTTATTGCAACAAGAAAATACACCCCTTTCTGTCCCCGAAATTGCCCAAAAACTCAACGCGGCGGAGAAAGTAGAAATTATCTATAAAATTATTCGTCATTTATACAGTAATGGACGCGGTATCAAAGTAGAAGGAAACTTAGGCGAACCCAGTCGCTTACAAGTTTCGTGGCAAAATTAATACTGAAATCAAACGTAGGTTGGGTGCAGCGAAGCGAAACCCAACACTGAAATCAAACGTAGGTTGGGTGCAGCGAAGCGAAACCCAACACTGAAATCAAACGTAGGTTGGGTGCAGCGAAGCGAAACCCAACACTGAAATCAAACGTAGGTTGGGTGCAGCGAAGCGAAACCCAACACCAATTGTAATACCAATTTAAAAAGTCATTAGTAGGGTGGGCAAGGCAAACCCTACGGTCAATAATGGTATTAGTGGGTTGGAGAATACCCACCTCGGAAAACAGTTTAACCGTAAGGATTAATAATGAGTAATGTAATCACCAAAAACGAAAAACAGATTTGGACTGATGAAGCATTTATGGCTTTGTCTGAAGATGAAACTCGTTATGAAGTGGTGGCAGGGGAATTAGTTGATATGGGAAACTCTGGCATGGAACATGGAGAAATTGGCTCATTTCTAGGAGGAATGTTAGCACTCCATGTCCGTCGAGAAAAACTGGGAACTGTTTGTGATTCTAGTACCGCCTTTACTCTAAAATCAGGCAACCGCCGTTCTCCAGATGTTTCTTTCGTTGCTAAAGCTAGATTACAGGGAATGAGTCGTCCTCCTCAAGGCTTTTTTCAAGGTTCACCAGATTTAGCCGTAGAAATTCTTTCTCCAGGTAATACCTTTGAAGGAATGCACCAGAAAATTGTTGAATATTTCGAGAATGAAACGAAACTGGTTTGGGTGATTCATCCCAAAGAAAAGTTTGTTTTAGTCTATCATTCTCCTGAACCCGATCAGTTTTTGCGTTCTTCTGACTTTTTAGAAGGAGAAAGTGTACTACTAGGATTTAGTTTACAAGTGGGAGAACTATTTGCAGAATGGGAATTTTAATCTTCCCGTTGCAAAATTGGACGAATCTTTGCTTTAAAATTCAACCAGTTGTTAACCGCTTGGGAGTTATTCTCTGCACCTTTTTCTAACAGAATAATCCCTTCTCTAAAATCAATGATTCCATATTCACCCTCATCGGTAATCGCTTCAATCTTTGCTGTCATTGTTTTTAATCGCGCTAAATCATCATCAAACGCCACTTGATAGCGACGTAAACGCCATAAGTCCGCTAAAACATATTCCACTGTTTCCACTTCTCTTTGATCATTTCGTAATTCTAAAGCGGGAAAACGAATAATCTCCCGTCGTCCAGATAAATGAGGAATAATATAAGTAGTGGTGGAAACGCTTGCTTGCTTGGGGATTCTATTCATTAAATTATAAAGGTTTCCCGATCGTTCCCATTGCGTGGGTAAAGAAACATAAACCAAAGGATCAATAGAATCTGGAATTAAAAAATAAAGCGTTCGATTGGGATTAGACGTGAGAGTAAAGAAGAGAGTAAGACCAATACAAAATAGCCAAAAGCGACGAAATTTCCGCGATAAAGGTCGAGGCGTTAGACTTTCTAGGGGTTGATTAAATGTTAAAATTCCTTGTCCTCCCCACCATAAAATCGCACCGTAACATAATCCTGGCACGACTCCCATTGCATAGCGGATGGTAATGGCAAGTACAGAGAAGCCTTTTCCTAATAATAATTTTAATAAGGGAAAACCAGCAATAAACCAAGCACCAGGGGCGATAGTGGGGATAAAAGCAAAGGGGAGAAGATGTCCTAATAGATAACGAATCGTTCGATCGAGCGGCGTGACTAACTCCCTTAATAATAGCCAAGGTTGGGTCAACATTGCCCAAATCACATCTAACGTCGTCGCTTCCTCTCCTTCGACATACTGTCCAAACCGTTCTAGCATAAAGCGTTTCGAGATATCCTCAGAAAAAATCGGCATAATCAAGTTAGTGAGAATCAGAAGATAACTGAAACTAACGGTACACACCATTAAACCAATACGAGGAAAACGACCACTAAGAATCATATAAACCCCCACCCCAAATAAAGTAATACCGCTGTCTTCTCTCACCGCAAGAATGAAAACGCTAAACAGTGCAAATAACCACCACCAGCGTTTCTCCATTGCCAGGAGTAACGTAAAAACAAACAGGGGAATTTGGCTAATATCATGGAAGTTAGCCAGAGTGGGGGCGAGGATGGCATTGGCACTATAAAAACTAATGCTGATTAATGTCGCGACAGTGTTGTCAACGTATTCTCTAGCGAGGAAATAAAGGATAATGCCAGCACTGGTGACAAATAGCACCTGTAACACCGAAAGCGTCGCTGGGTAGGGAAATAACGCATAAATGGGTAACCAAAGCAACAGTGCTGGGGTAAAATGCTGTCCTAAGCGATGATAATACACTTCTGGGACTTCGTTGTTGTGAACCACATTAGTAGAAAGCTGTGAGGACAGAGAACTTTGGAAAAAGTCGCCATGAATCCCATTCCAGAACACTTGATTAAAAATGCCTTGGTCGTAGGAAGAGTAAAACGTGAAGTGACGATGGAGAATCAAGACCAACGTGATCGCAAAAAAGATGATTGCACTCACAATAATTCCTCGTTTCTCCGTCATTTTGTCCAACTGCAATCCCATAATTCCTCTTTTAGATATTTTCTCTCATTAAACCAGCGCGATCGTCATCATTTGGGAAACAGATCAGGGAAGTTACCGAAAAAATCAGGCAATTTGTGGTATGCTAAACGATTTTAGTAAATTTTCGACACCGAACCACAAAACATCGATTTCTTGCTTACAATAGGAATAGCGGAGACAATCGTTTCCGTTCACTCCTCACACCACACTCCGTCCGGACAGAGTTCGGGCGGCTTCCTCAATCACACTTAGGGATAAAATTATCCTTAATCTTATCAATTGAGCGCAAAAATCACCAAAGACTTTGTTACTCTAAAAAACACCGCACTCATTTTAAGTTAAATTATCTTTCTACGGGGGCTTTGATCCCAAAGGAAGAAGCAAGAACTGATAAAATGTAACTAAATCAAGGTTGGTGTTCCCACTTGAGAGAAAAAGCCGATCATAAAAAAGGATGAAAAAATATGGTAGCAACCGCAGAAGTAACAGACAATAGCTTCCAAGAGGAAGTTTTAGAAAGCACCATGACAGTGCTTGTTGATTTTTGGGCGCCCTGGTGTGGCCCTTGCCGCATGGTCGCACCAGTGGTAGAAGAAATCTCACAACAATATGATGGTCAGGTAAAAGTGGTAAAAGTTAACACTGATGAAAACCCCAACGTGGCAAGCCAATATGGGATTCGTAGTATTCCCACTTTGATGATATTTAAAGATGGTCAGCGTGTGGATATGGTAGTTGGTGCTGTGCCTAAAACCACTTTGGCAAATACTTTAGAAAAGTATCTATAGTCACTCCCAATTTGAACAACGAAGGATCAAAAAACTGATTTTAGAAAACTTAATTCGGTAACATCTTAGTTACCCAAGCGCAAAATATGTAGGGGAAATTAACTGGCTAACCAGTGTCAATTTTCCCCTATTTTCATCACTAGGGCTGCAATGCGGCTAAGAAGATTTTATGGATGTCTCCCCTCGTCAAAATTCCTCTCTACCTCAAGAAATGGAAAGTCTGATTGATCGTCTTCCTGCTACAGAAAAGGCGCGTTGGATCAAAGAAGCGATACAGGTTTTAAGTCGTCTGGTTGTAGAAGATACGACAACCGCAGACTGGAAAATTATTGCTCGAACGTTACAAGATTTAGAAGCAGGGTTGACCGTTTTTGCTCCTTATCGTCATACTCGTAAGGTAACTGTTTTTGGCTCGGCTCGTATCGCTCCCGAAACCGAAGAATATGCGCTGGCTAGAGAGTTTTCCCGTTGTCTTGCCAAACAAGGATTTATGGTGATGACGGGTGCGGGTGGTGGCATTATGGCGGCGGGAAATGAGGGAGCAGGTGGCGGTAATTCTTTTGGTTTAAATATTCAGCTTCCTTTTGAACAAGGCGCAAATGCTTATATTCAAGATGATGAGAAGTTAATCGGTTTTAAGTATTTCTTTACGAGAAAGTTATTTTTCTTGAGAGAATGTGACGCGATCGCGCTTTTTCCAGGGGGATATGGCACACAGGATGAGGCGTTTGAATGTTTAACCCTCTGTCAAACAGGGAAACAACCGCCAATTCCACTGGTTTTGATTGATAAACCGGGTGGTGACTACTGGAAAGCCTGGGATAGTTATATTCGGAAACATTTGATCAAAGGGGGGTTAGTGAGTCCAGATGATAATTGCATTTATACCATCACTGATGATTTAGAGGTGGCTTGTCATGCGATTAACCATTTTTATCGAGTTTATCATTCAAGTTGTTATGTGGATGATTTGTTGGTGATGCGTTTGCATGGTGAACCCACTGACGCACAAGTGGCTTGGTTAAATCAAGCATTTAGCGATATTTTAGTGAAAGGGGAGATTGAAAAAAGCGCCCCTCTCCCCGAAGAAAATGGTGATGGAACAAGTCAACTTTTCCGTTTGGTGTTTCATTTCAATCAGCGCGATTTGGGGCGGTTGTATAAGCTAATTCGCACGATTAATGAGTTTCCGATTACTGTTCCTCCTCGTGTCGAAACTCATCCTGAACAAAAATAAATCAAGAAAAATAAATTTTCGCTTCGGGGTTGACAAAGCTCGATCGAGTATGACATGATTAAAGGGTGATTGAGTTTCACGCGGGTGTAGCTCAGCGGTAGAGCGTCACCTTGCCAAGGTGAATGCCGTGGGTTCGAATCCCATCACCCGCTTTCTAAAAGTTCTTCTATGTAAAAGTTCCAGCCTCTACCAATTAACTGCTCCGAAATATCCTTTGTCTGGGCTGGTCGTTTGTGCTGAGTGCCGAAGCATTTGTCATTTAGAAAATTTAACCTTAATAAAAGTAGGGTGGGCAAGGCAAACCTTAATTACAATTATAAAATTTAACAATTAAAATCTTTCGTATAAGTTGGGTAGATTGTAGCGAAATCCAACATTTAGAAATCCCTATCTTCCCAACAGATCATTGCTGCTTCCTGTGTTTGATCCGCCCAGAGAGATTCTTCTTCAATATCGCTTTGAGAACGGTTTTGGTAAAACGATCGCAGCTGGTTTTCCATCTGTATGTTAATTTTTACGTGCGATCGCGTTTCATAAACAGCTTGAAGACAATCTTCAAAATCATCCCCTTCCCAAGTTTCAGTATGACTTAGCAAAGACCCCTTAACCGTCTCAGATTGAATTTCCTCTTGAGTTTCTTGTTCAGCTAAAAAAGTAATAAAATCTGCAACTAAACGCAAGCGTTCGCTGGATAGTTTTGACAAATTTTCCTCAATTTTTTCACGAAATGATGAGACACTCATAAATAATCTAAAAGTAATTGGTTACAATCATTCAATTGGTATGCTCGATAAAAAAGTTATTTTTCAAAAGAGATTTTTAGATGGGTTCCAGTTGCTTTAGCGATACGTTCTAGGGTGGCAATTGTCGTATTTTGCTTACCACTTTCAATTCGCGCTATAGCAGACTGTTTTGCATTCATTTTTTCGGCTAACTCTTGTTGAGTCATTCCAGCACTGATACGAGCATAAATAATTGCAGAGGCTAAGTCAAATTCAGAAGCTAATTCTTCGTAGGCTTTTTGGTAATCTGGTTTTTTTTGCCACTCTTTGTGTAAATCTGTAATCTTTGTCATTCCTCTATCTCCTTTGCTCTTTGTAAAGCAAGTTGGATTTCTTTTCGGGGGGTTTTTTGTTTTTTTTAATGAACACTCGAACCACAACGACTCGCTTAGGCTTTGCGGTGACATACAGAGCGCGAGAAATGCCATCTTTACCTGTCATCCGAATTTCCCAGAGAGAACCTTCTAGATGTTTAACATAAGGCCTTCCCACATTGGGTAATCCATATTCAGCAATAAGTTCAGCAATTCGCACAAATCGCGCCTTCATATCCTCTGGTAAACTCGCCCAAAAAGACGTTTCTCACTTTTTAGCATTTACAGGAGTTGTCAAATCTGCGTCTAAACACGCTGATGAGGA
This window contains:
- a CDS encoding 2-isopropylmalate synthase; translation: MSNQPDRIIIFDTTLRDGEQSPGATLNADEKLTIARALSRLGVDVIEAGFPYSSVGDFEAVKSIAETVGTADGPTICALARATENDIKAAGEAIAPAIKGRIHTFIATSDIHLQYKLRKTREQVLETIPKMIGYATTFTEDVEFSAEDATRSDREFLYQVVESAIAAGAKTINLPDTVGYTTPEEFGSLIRGLKANVPNIEEAVISVHGHNDLGLAVANFLSAVQNGARQLECTINGIGERAGNAALEELVMALHVRRQFYNPFFGREPESEAPLTNINTKEIYKTSRLVSNLTGMIIQPNKAVVGGNAFAHESGIHQDGVLKNKQTYEIMDAESIGWTSNQIVLGKHSGRNAFGSRLRDLGYELSETELNKAFVRFKDLADKKKVVTDWDLEAIVNDETQQAPTIFGLELVQVSCGDNARPTATVTIRTPNGDELTDAAIGTGPVDAVYMAINRVVKVPNELIEYSVKSVTEGIDAIGEVTIRLRHEGNVYSGHAANTDIIVASAQAYINALNRLSAALQEGNKLNPQTATVAQ
- a CDS encoding mechanosensitive ion channel, translating into MILTNHSMLFTQPPVIFAQSGDSRTDLLTQVLQDSRSFVYAIIILVVGWIVAWGVAGIIRNLLKRTEIDNRIATWLTGQQGDEPIPVEKWTSDVVYWLILLFVIVAALQRLQLDAVSEPLNTLLNEVTGFLPQIGAAAILLGVAWLLATLVKIVVTRVLRTFDIDQRFGEQTENTENELALSETIGNTLYWFIFLLFLPSILSTLQLEGTLRPVQELLNRILSILPNILGTILIVVIGWLIAQVVRKIVTNLLASTGTDQLGNRFGLSGSGESQSLSWIIGTLVYVLILIPVAIAGLEALQIQAISQPAVSMLDQILNTLPRIFTAALVLIISYLLAQYICEFVSDILSNVGFDNLFSWLGLQQRSGESEEATTILTQEPQNIDTSKIQQRTPSELAGIIVLVGIMLFATLAAVEILNIPALTELVSGIVLISGQIIAGLIVFAVGLYFANLSFNLILSSGMNQSRTLAQTARIVIIAFSLAMGLQQMGIAPNIVNLAFGLLLGSIAVAIALAFGLGSRDIAAEQVREWLNNFKSNQDQ
- a CDS encoding SRPBCC family protein — its product is MKDYKVFEQSIQINASAVMVEQCLSDRTLMHRWLNPRLRCEPIGEWETKLGSRSRFIIDLPGIEPTLNNTVVEREPGLIVWEFVGFFRGRDRWECQPNAQGTKLINRFEFKIPNPLVKIGFEIFAARSTSEEMSAQLRRLKRVAEALYIQSGFR
- a CDS encoding SirB1 family protein, with the protein product MSLGRENFAQEMSLPDQEIDLAKAALYIAQEENPSLEVDYYLKQLDQWAAQVRSLLPVERYPMRVLQGINQILYEELGFRGNEEDYYDPRNSFLDQVMEQRVGIPISLALVYLEVSRRLDFPMVGIGMPGHFLIRPEFEDAGIFVDAFHQGEILFPQDCQDRLQQVFAQPIDLQPEFLEAVSKREFLARMLTNLKLIYINHQDLERALGVIERLLLVFPDAITEQRDRGLLSYQLGRIPSAIADLKTYLAHSPDASDASMIQLLLTQISDQSE
- the recR gene encoding recombination mediator RecR, which codes for MNYTPPLARLIERLQSLPGVGPKTAQRLAFHILKRPETEVEALATALVEAKKQIGLCQVCFHLTADSVCEICRNPNRDESMICVVPDSRDVIALEKTREYSGKYHVLGGVISPMDGIGPEQLHIQPLVERVSKEKVKEVILAISPSVEGDTTTLYLGQLLKPFTRVTRIAFGLPMGGDLEYADEVTLARALEGRRDLD
- a CDS encoding glucose-6-phosphate isomerase, with the translated sequence MDKAKLWQRYQDWLYYNPDLNFYLDISRMRFSDEFVQAMQPRFEKAFQDMASLETGAIANPDENRMVGHYWLRNPDLAPNAELKAEITDTLEQIKTFAAQIHSGYLHPPQENRFTDVISVGIGGSALGPQFVSQALAPLDAPINLHFIDNTDPTGIDELLTTLRDRLARTLVIVISKSGGTPETRNGMIEVKQAYEAQNLDFGSHAVAITGKGSKLDQIATTEGWITTFPMHDWVGGRTSEMSAVGLVPAALQGIDIDAILSGAKTMDNLTRRAELKSNPAALLSLAWYAVGNGKGEKDMVVLPYKDRLSLFSRYLQQLVMESLGKEKDLDGNTVYQGLAVYGNKGSTDQHAYVQQLREGVPNFFATFIEVLKDRDGKSPEVENGVTSGDYLSGLLQGTRLALYDNHRDSITITVEDVTPRHVGALIALYDRAVGLYASLVNINAYHQPGVEAGKKAAASVLDLQREVVSLLQQENTPLSVPEIAQKLNAAEKVEIIYKIIRHLYSNGRGIKVEGNLGEPSRLQVSWQN
- a CDS encoding Uma2 family endonuclease, yielding MSNVITKNEKQIWTDEAFMALSEDETRYEVVAGELVDMGNSGMEHGEIGSFLGGMLALHVRREKLGTVCDSSTAFTLKSGNRRSPDVSFVAKARLQGMSRPPQGFFQGSPDLAVEILSPGNTFEGMHQKIVEYFENETKLVWVIHPKEKFVLVYHSPEPDQFLRSSDFLEGESVLLGFSLQVGELFAEWEF